The region TGGTCGAGGCCCGCCTCGCCCCCGGTTGTCAAAGTGGAGATGCTCTATAACTCGGAGTACAGCATGCCATCCACTCACGCCATGTCCGGCACTGCTATCCCATTCTCGCTCTTCCTGCTAACCTATGGAAGATGggaggtaaaaaacaaaacaaacaaacaaaacaaaaaaacattgaattgcTAATTGATAAGGGATATGAGAAGATTGCTTTTGCTGCAGTTGTAGTGCATCAGGCTTGCTCATGTTGATGTCTGATCAGTCTGGATTGTTGTTCCCACTATAGTGACACTTTCTGTGCAACTGATAAGAAAGACCTTTCTGGTCCAATTATTACTGCAGGGTGTAGTTGGGTGTCCCACATTAGGATGACTTTCCTTAATGCTTCCACCTCTTCCCAGAGTTTCCAGATAGTATGGGTCTTAATCTATAGCTTTAATACAGTCCCTAATGAGGTGGTTCCTGTAATAGGAGCAGGTTTCCTTGTGTACAGTAGTAGGCTACAATTTACATTTCTTGTTACTATAggcccacacagcagcagcagcaccaccaccttGGCTGTTTTGTCAGAAGTTGTCAAAGGTTTGTTTCGTTGAATCGGTTACAGTTTCAAAGCTGTTGTGTGGCAGTCCTTACCCTTTATAACCACTGAAGCATGACTGTTGTCTGTTCATGTTGcatttaattgttgtttatagTCTTCAGTGGTTAtcagaattatttttctttttaatctttaacCTTGAGTCTAAGAGGAAGATAGAAGTAGAAGATGTTTCTGTAGTTACTTTTCGAAGGATTTAGGTTGGCTGTAAGAGTGCAAGTACAGTATTGTATGATTAATGGAATGccgtttttttttccctcaaggAACTTGAAATGAACCAGACACCAGTGTTGAAAATCTTCATTTGCTGCCAGTCCTTCTGTGCCTCATAAAGGTGCAATGGCATATATTAGTGTAAAATAATAGAGAgctttgccatttttgaaaaaggaaCTAGCTTTTAAGCTCTTCTTTTTCTGGAGATTGCCCAGTGACAATTCATTATGCAGTATTTCATATTTGCCTTTTTCTTCTCTGCAtctttgggggaaaaaagaaaaaaagtgtgtgtgtgtatatatatatatatattatatatatatatatatatatatatatatatatatatatatatatatatatatatatatcagggtaTATAATCAGGGTTCTCACCAGGCCTTTTTTCAGCCAGTCAGGTCGCTGGGCAAAGTGGCTGTTGCTgcccggctgaaaaaacctgatctgcctgccttgcagatgctactgtacCTTTAACAATAAGGCTTGATTGCGCTTCTAAAAGACTAGAGCACTTGCACATTGctgggtgtaaaaaaaaatcttgtgtctTGACGCTACATTTAACcagtcagagagttgaagggTCAGGTTTtgtgtgttaagcacttcgagaggcaaaaacattaaaaatgactgctaaaaaagtaacaaattattttcaaagcaagaaaagtgacagtgaatgcagggttttcaaaataagccgtcGATCGGCGCATTCCaccgcctaatactatatttgcacctgctactttattaaaaaaaaattaagattatgCTATCGCACTAAGCATTCTTACTGATGCAGTGTGAAAATGTCTTGCAGAAAGATACCGTACTAAGTAAACATGCAactgtgaattttatttttgtattcgcTGCTCAGTGCTCACAGTGGTTTGACAGATTTATACTGGTTTTACAGTAGCTACAGTAGACTAGGGATTACGCTGTCACAAAGATGTTAAGTACCTCTGtgattaaaagctattttaaccCATTCAGACTTATTCACCTATTGGTAATTCTGAGGCAGCTCCTTTTTATTGACGGCACAGCTGGTCTCTTCTATTCAGCACTAGAAGAGTTTCTAGGCAGCTATAGTTGCATTGTAAATGACATTGCTTCTCGTTCAGTTAAAATTGATCAATAAATGGTCTTTACTATTCCACAAGTCTGGAACACGTTTCGGAATTACCACAAAACAAATGTAGCTGTGTATGGGCAAGATTGTATTTACTTTGTGTGTAAAGATGTTATTTTTCAGCTTGCTTGCATGCATGCAGTTTAAACACCATCTACCTGTAGCAATCAATGCAACATGACAAATGCACACAAATATAAAGTATTCCTTTTGACATGTTATGCACAACTCaagttcttttttctttgcttctgTTGTGTATATTAAACAACACTGTCAGCTATCAGATTgttaataattgtgtaaataagGGAAAGCAAGGGGCCGCACTGTTTGGTGTTAAATAATTAACCCATTTGATCCCATTTAATTAATGCCTAACAACTTCAAATTATTTAAAGGTAATGACTTGTATAATACGAGTGTCGGCTAACCCCTAGTTTGCATCTTCGTTCCCATACAGCCCTCTGTCAGACAACACAGCGGTGCTGTATTCCTTCCTAGCTCTGACGCAGCACACTAGTACGTGTATGATAATACAGACGCCCCTCTGTGCGATCTGCTAATTGTACCTGTGCTGACATTGCCCTGAGCCGTCTCATCCTCTTGGCACACATTGAGTTGCTCACAATGGGAAGCCAGCAAGAGAACAATCTGGCCCTCGATCACTTCTCTCTACTTGTTTTGTTACAAAGACAAATCACCCGGTATCTTGTGGCCTGTGTCACGCAATAACCTTCCTGAACTGAAGAAAACGGATGTAGGATAGGTTTCCTGTTCAGTCCTCTCGTGTTAAACTTGAGATTATCGTTATTGATAAGGAGTATGAAATCCCAGAGAAGGGAGGGACGGGATGAGGTCTGTCTCAGATCAGCTACTATTATTAAACATCCCAGTGAGAGGAGCTTACCATATGTTTTCGTAAACCCATCACTCGCTGCACAAAACTGCTAATATCCCTTAAATGAACTACCCATAACTCTGAGCTGTGACTGTTGGGCtcatgatctgtttttttttttttttgtcgcattGTTTATTTAGTCTTACAAACCATTTAATTTGATATGCCAATTCCACTTTGTACGAGAGGAAGCTTTGCTTTTGTTCCCCAAAATTGTATTTCTAGTTtgtgttaatttgtattttttattatagtgttCTTTTGAAAACGCTGCTTTGTACAGTTGCTTCTCCTCTTTCATGCTTGCAGTTTTTTAGCTGCTTATTTTCCTGTCCAGGCACAGAACTTGCTGACTTCCAGACAACAAACCAAAGTTGGTCAATATTGACAGACTGAGCAGTTCTGTCGATTCTATAAAGAGAaatgaaacaatataaaaaaataacatgtgtaAATCAAACATGCTAGGGGCTAGCTGGAATATTCTGCACATGGTCTTTGTTGCCCATATTCTCTGTTATGGATGCCTTGCTTTCTGTGATTAATGACCCACAGTAAGTGGTGAATTGCTGTTATTTCCCAGTTTATAAAAATCACTGCAGTTCACAGTACAGTAGCTTATTACTCTTTAATAGAAATTTAATTAGGACCCGTagtgtgttttatgatttatgacTTTGCACTGCCATAAATGAATGTCAACCTCTAACTTGTGCTGGTTTTATGATTCACAGCTTCGCAAAACTTGCCCCTAGccatcgtttaaaaaaaaaaacaaaacaaaaaaaataaataaaaccacaaagaGAATTGATGGTTGCACAGACTGCAgcagatatttaaaatgtttttggttcagagctgtttgttttttagctAGGCATAGGAAGAGGCAGACCCTGGCTGCTTCCATGATAACAAATGGATTTAATATACAACCATTGCCTGATGCCATACCAATCAAGCACAGAAGAGCTTCAAATAAACCCTGGGTGTTTTTATAACCCAGTATCACAGAATGGTGTTAGGAGGCAGGGTATTGCAGTGTCAGGTACAGACTAAGTATTTAAAAGAGAATCAACTGTAACCTTGTGTCCTGGCTTCATTCTAGGTCACATAATCTTATTGGTTACCCCTCTGCCCTTATGCCTGCACAAGACATCCATTCAAGCCCAACCTCTGTATCTTATTAGGTACTGTACAAATATTAGTTCAATGTAAtgcaacttttatttattttaaatcaggaggcacatacaaaatgttttttcagcTGTATTATAATTCAGCAGGACAAAAGCTGTCTCTCTGAAATTCAGAAAGTGAAAAGTCAGTGAGCCCCTGCAGCACCAAGCAATTTGAAAACAGACATTAAACACAGTGGTAGCCTCAAAAATAATTGGAAAGGGCTGGGTTGCTGTCTGTGTGGAGAATTGGGTCATAAGCCTTAAagtttaaatctgctttttaatTTCCAGCTAAGATGTAGCAATCAGACTCTGGTCAATTTGGTGGCTGTTGGGGGCACCAGTTGAAATTCAACCAAATACGCAGTGCTGGTAGAATGGACACTTAAGTGTCACAATTGAAACATTTACAATCTGTTTTCATTCTGTCGATGGCAAGGGCATAGACTTTGGACATGCATTACCGTAACTATCCTGTCACCACTTCAAAAGGTCTCGGTACGGTGTGAAGAAGTATTGCGGGAGTCTGAATGTCTTCATTGTTCCTTGTTATAGATAAAGAAGACTTAAGTCTTCAGTGCTTTTAGTGTAAATTTATAAAAGATCATTGGAATCACATCAGTGCTTTTTCTTTCAGCATGACCTCTTGCTCTAGAATTTAACTAGGTGATAACTTAGATTAaatgtttcccccccccccccatgggggCTGCACTGGCAGTATGCTCATGTTAATTAGTTGCATCCTTCATGGAGCCAGTTTTCTGCACAGCTGGGACAATGAGGGGTATCACGCAGAATAAAAAGCCAAAAGGTATTGAAGTCAGTCATGAGATTGCAGGTCGTCATTTGTAATAGACATAAATCCGGCTTCCATGCTGTGCTGTACGGGGGGCAAAAAAATACATCAGCTATGTTAAAACATATGCAGTGTAAAACCATACTGTGACCCCTTCTTACCTTGCAGAGCTTCAGGATATGTAGTGCTGCTGAGTTTTTATGAGCTCACTGTGACACGACTGAGGGCACCTGTCACTTCTCTGTCTGGACAGCTGTAGGACCAGTCATCCAGCTACCTTTTCTGGCAAAGGACTTGGGTTATTGCATATGTAATGCATTACCTAGTTATAATCCTGCACAGCATTTTGCACAGAATATTGTTGATGAACTGACTCACTCGAAGATAAGGAATTGCTTACTGCAGCACCAAGTAACCGTATAAGGGGAAGCACACTGTTATTGGAAGATGCTTGGAAGAGCAGTCCTTTTATTGAGGCATTGATTGCACAAAGCAGGAGAATTGACTAAGGAAGCACAGTTTAAAGTGTGTTTTCTAATACTGTAGGGTCACACAGTATaagaataaattataaaaaaattaaaagtggaCAACATGTAGGCCTTGTCATGTTAAGACTGTGTAGTGAGTACAATATGTGCTGTATTGCGTGTCTGGCAAGCTAGGATCTAACGTGTCTAATTAAGAACTACCAAGCTAAGTTCAGTTTAGCATGTTTATACAGTAGTGTAGCTTGTTATGCATTTGCCCTGTGACAGAGCAAAGAACCACCCTGACTTGAGTGAAGGAAAGGGTGAAATTTCTTTATTAGCTGTGCAATCATTTACACAAAGGCTGATCTGTGTTTGTTTGAGATAAGGACAGGAAGTGTTTTCATTAGGTTACTGTTGGTCTCTTAACATATTAAATATGTTCAAAGTATTGTAGCCTGCACCCTAGTAAGAGTGCTTGCAGCTCAGTACTGTAGCTTGCTGGTTTATCTTACCTCCCTTGAAAATGGTGTTATGGATTGTTTCTTCTGCGCTGGAGGTGTCAATTAAAACAAGCATATCAGTGACACTTGCAGAACGTACACTCAAAATTAGAGCAATCCGTAAGATGAAAGGATATCACCACAATACGTATATATGCCTTGTATGCAAGCTTTATGAAAAAGTAAGACATGAATTACTTCACTTGAAGGTCTTTGCATGCTAAAGTTAAAGATTTGTTGATATCAGTATACTGCAGTTCGGTATAATGAATGAGGCCAGTAAATGTAGAAGTGGTCTGACACCACAGATCTATAACTGGATGTTGACTGTTCAGTTGTGATGAGGAGATGGAAGTGTGACACTGGTTCCACTTCCACCTTCTCCATAAGGGGAGTTTCAAAATAAGACTCAAGCCTCCGCATGGGGCCCCACACGTTTCCAGTTGCTGCCCACACTAATGTATATGTTTGGGATAGTATTTTTAATCGTGCATTACCTACATGATTCAGCAAGCGCGGTTGAGTAAGCCTAGATAAACATTGCAGATGAACATTAAGCCACAGGAAGCCAGTGAGCAATTATAAGTCAGAAGGGTTGGTGTTTGCTTTAGAATAAATTGCTTACACAAAAGTTCATGGACAAAAGCAATGACATTGTGCCATGGAGATTTGTTCATAGATTATTTTTTGCTCAGATTACCAGACCTCTTTCGTGCATATATATGTACTACATGTAGCGGTGAACATTTTATTCTGCTTTTATGCAAACTAAAGGAATAAGCAACATCCAAGTACTGTAGACATAaatataaagaaggaaaaaaaaaatctcattgatctttttttttcctgtagtgtCAAAATTAGCCCTCTTTGCATGAGGGCGTTAGTTCTATTCTTCCTAGTACATGGTACTATTCTGACACAGATCATCTAAGTAGGAAGAAACCCCTGTTTGTATGGTAGTCACCCATGTAGATTTCAGCCAGGTTATGTAAGCAGTTATGGCAGCTGAAATGTTTTGTCTATCAGACATCAAATCCCCATTGTCATAACAGCAAGATCACTTGCATCtcaatttaaaaagcagtttaaGAAGGTTAATTTTAGACAGCTGAAATAACCTGCTGTATGTGTGAAACCAATTCTGCAACAGAGCTAATGCAATTTGAGATCCAAATTTCACTCCACTAAATAGCTACTGACTGactatttgatttgattttttccctctcttctctctccagtACCCCTTCATGTTCGGACTGCTTCTTGCTTTGTGCTGGTGTTCTCTGGTTTGTACAAGCCGCATCTACATGGGAATGCACTCCATTCTGGTAAGGGACAGAGGTTTATGCCACTATATTAAGATATAGAAAACATTCACATAAGAATTGCATTTTAGTTATAAATGAACATAGCATGCAGCATGTTGTGGTGATTAGTCTGCAGAGGATTTCAAAACTCCCACCACTGGAAATGGCTGGGAACCACATTGAAACTAAATTATAgcaattgtcaattttatttttaatatgtagtctGTTTTTGACGCACACATGGAATTGAAACTCGCTGAAATTGATTGAGTGAAATTTGAGCCCTCTCCGGTTTCTCCTTTTTGAACTGCAAAGGTGTTCCGTTAATACACAAGCTTTACATGATTAAATTATTGCACACCCTACGggaaagcagatttaaaaaaaaaaaaaactgaaaaaggtATGCTGGTGTTGAAACTGTGTTATTCATTACAGGAATATGTTTTCTCTTGTAATGTGTCTCTGAAGAGTTTGGCAGGAAATAGAAACAAATTTGCTGGTAATGTGAGTCACCACTTTGTGTATTTCTTCTAGACAACAGCTTAAAGTATGTTAGTGAAAATCTAGTGACAAGCAAAATAGTTCAAGATTTCAACTTTCAGAGAGTATGTTGCAATTCTTTATgtaacaatttaaagaaaaaatagtacTATGATTGCTATGTGTTGAGCATAGAGAAAATATATTGGCAATTGAGAGATGGCTTTCTCTCCTAAATGTAACATTCTGCTGTGTGGATTTATCTTGTGACTAATcttattgtgaaatgtaaaatacagtgACCACCTCTGTGATGATTCACTAGCTACTGCTCAAGAAGACTGGTGGTTCCTGTAGTTAAAACAGAAGTACTCTTAACTGGCCTGTATACTGTAGCGCATCAGTAAGACATTCACTAATATCTGATCAGGTATGTGTGTAATATTGTGCTTTTGTCTCCCTATGTTTAATGACATCAGCCAAAAGGTTTGTCTGCTTGTCATGTTTATGATGCTTGAAGGTCTAGATGCTTTGAGCTATAGATAGTTGCTAAGAGTATCAGTTGTTGGGCCTCAGTGTTTTGCATCTAACGTGCAGCTTGCAAATATAGCAGGCAATCTGAGACCATGTTTTCCAATATAAACCCATTTGAAACCATGACAAGGTGCTGTCTTTCATGTGCTATACCAGTTCGTCATGTCAGTTTACAGCACCTTTATACTGTCTCTAGATTTCTGATGCCAAGCCCCAGTTTGAAGAAAGAGGCACATATCACGAACACCACAGGCAATATGAAGAAGCTGAAATCCCTTTACAGATGTTGAACTGCTACATCTCATAAGGCAAGCTGTAGAGCTGTGTCAGATTGGGCTGCAATGAGAGCCTCTTGGTGCATCAACTGCAGCATTGATAACTTTCAGGAAAAAAGTGCTAATTGGCGTTAGATCAAAAGAAATAGCTATGAAAAATAGCTAGACAATCCTTAGGTTTAGCATGAATTTTaataggcagtttttttttattgacctaATTTTCTGTAACTGAGATATTCCAAGTGGGGATTCAGTATAGTatcataaatgtgttttatttttcttagatgTAATAAACAAGGCATAACAAGGCATTCAGACTGCTGATCTTTGTATAGTTTTTCTGCCACAACACTAAGTTCCCTCATGTTGGTCTGAGTAAATTTAATGATGAATGGGTTAGAGGTTTATAAACTGAGAACAGAAAGATATGGGTTTATCCTTTTTTTATTAGCCTGCGCTTATGAGTTATATTTTTCAGACTTTGAATATGTAGTACATGCCCTGACTCCCATGTGATTCCTAAACCACTCACACCCACAGCTCTGCTCACTCTCTCTGAAGTTTCTTTCCAGAGACAACAGGCTCCTGCATGCCCCCACATCTGATTTAAATGTCTTAAATTATCTGCTGTGGTTGAATTATTCAGTTTGCCAATTCAGCAGCAGGAACTTAATCAAGTGTGTCCAAAGTACAGGAGTCAAAAGTGCGTTGAAAATCATCGAGCCTTGGTTGAAGGCTGTCCTGGTCAAAGGTGTAGTTTGCCCTTGTGGTCTGTGAGGCCACTGAGATAGCTGGGTGACTTTAAACCTTTTATGTGTGCACAGAAACCTTGTAGAGGTTCTCCTGTTGAATTTCACACTGAACAGAGAAGTACAGTGTAGTACCACTGAGAGCATTGAATGTTGGACACGTATCCCATTTCCATTTGTCCTTTTAAAAGGCCCACAGCTATTCgtagtaaataataatttattgctTGTCTACAGTTCTTTCCTGTAGCATTGTGCTTGGAACTTGGCTGAGCTCAGATACTGTATTTTGGCTGGAATCCAATCTTAAGACCTTTGCTTCCTCAATACATTGCAAGGAGGACAATGTCTCATTGAGAATGTGAAAGGACTGGCTAACCTTTATAAACATGTGAGGAGATAAAATAATGCTTCTGAGGTCACAGCATACGTGCTGTTCAGTATGCATTGCCTGTATATTACATTGGGGAGATTAATAACTATCTGAATGACATCTGGGTCAACACAAGTTTGGATTTCTTGCTATACTGTTAATGGGCACTATTTTAGTTGCCTTCTACAGTAAGAAAAAGGATCTGTGGTGCGTTCCAGCGAGTGTGTAGCGATGTAGCGGTCCCCTTTCACAAGACATTTATCTGACTTGCTTGCATGAAGTAGGAGACTCGAGTTGCGAAACCTACTCGAAGCAGGTGTTGTAAAAGCACATTTGGGGGATGCATTGTTATTTGCATGGGAACCATCCCTTTATAAATTTTCTCAATTACACCAGATGAAAAGTACAAATCTGTTGACTGCTCAATGCTTTGTAATGATCTGCGTGGGGTAGATAGGGTTTTAACACCAAGCTGCTTTATTGATCAGTCGGATATGAGAGCTGTTTTCACAGACTACAGTGCATTACAGCAAGACCTTTCTCTCAGTTCTCGGCAGCCTCGCACAATCTACACTTCTTCCTGTAGCATGGAGCTGACTTACAGAATGAAATGAACAAGCGGCACGCTAATGGAGGGGATATTGAAAGCACCTGCACTGCAGTGCTGCTTTACTGAACCATTTTAATGCAAAGAAGCTTGGGGCATAGAGGCATGATTTACTTTAATGGGTTTTGTTGAAATGTGTGATCCATTTTGAGAAGCATTTTCCTTATGCCTGTTGAAAGAGATCTGATGTTAGATGTTTTCCAAAAGGTGTGTCCTTTTGTGTGTTCTTTGGAACCAAATGcgttattggttttgtttttgtagagacTATTAAGGGTTGTTACAAATTGGTGTGTACTTAGTTATGTAACATGGGGGTCTGCTGTAATATGCTTTTATAGAAAATGTTAAAGTAGAAAGCAGTAGGGGAGAAGAGTAGGGGTATAAAGTTAGGTAAGCAGCTCCTTTTGATCCCTGTGTAAAGCTCTTTCGATGCAGGAGTTGAGTCACCGATGTGGCCCAGTCAGCATCAGGGAAAGAGAAGAGCTTTTGTTACATGGAAGGATATAATCTGAGATCAGTCACCCACAGATCCCAGCAAGGGCAGGCAGACTGAATTATTAAACAGCCTAGTCACTCTCAGAGTACTGAGGCAGTGTTTTTAACCCCTAACTGTCAGATTGttaatttttgtaaaactgaggtacacaatttaaaaataaaaacacatttagaattaTGCAAATTACTTGACAGTTAAACCGAATCACTGTGTGTGTTCCTACATGCCATGGAATGTCTTGGGGAATTTAAACATTGGGAAAAAAAGAGGGCTCTTTGTTTGGCATTAGTTTTCTTGGGGACAGGGAGGGAATGCAAATTATCGGTAGTTTATTCGTGTGGACTAAGACTTGCAGTAGCTAAGGGTTATTTTTAAAACCGTGTCTTCTATAGCGGTTGTTACTGCTTGTCTATTCCATCTTGCTTAGATCTTGCCAAAGTTAATGTTTCATTGATCAATAATTGATGATAAGGTTTTTAAGGTTTTATTCAAACTTTTCTATACAAGATAAAGTGCCAGTTTTGCCTAGCTTTTACATtactatttttgtaaaaaaaaattcttaaaaggCCCCTGCATACATCTACTGTAGGTTGTTTTTTACTAGTTTAAAATCATAGCATGTatttacagtgttattactgaCCGCACCGCAAGAAGTGAATGGATTCTGACTTTGCTCCTTTTTTTCTACCACAGGATGTCATTGCTGGATTCCTGTACAGCATGCTCATATTAGTAGTCTTCCAACCAGCACTGGAAATCATAGACAACTTCAACCTGACCTGTGCTTACGCTCCCCTCATTATCATCAGCCTGCACCTGGCCATGGGGCTCTTTTCCTTCACCTTGGACACATGGAGCACATCACGGGGAGACACTGCAGAGATCCTGGGCACAGGAGCTGGCGTTGCCTGCGCCTCCCACCTCAACTACGCGCTGGGACTGATGCCGGACCCTCCCCTGATGCTGCTGCCGTTCTCCCCCCCGGCCCTCACTGCCGGACTGGTGGGGAAGTCAGTCCTGCGTTTCTTGCTGGGCATCCTCATCCTGCTCATCATCAGGGCTGTCATGAAGGCACTGACCATCCCCCTGGCATGCAAAATCTTCTGCATCCCCTGCCAGGATGTCCGGAAGGCCCGCCAGCGCATGGAGGTGGAGCTGCCGTACCGCTACATCACCTACGGCACAGTGGGCTTCAGCGCCCTCTTTCTGGTTCCTTGCATCTTCAGCTACCTACATTTGTCTTGATACTGATcaaagccacttctccccctcCTCTAACCTGCTTACCCCCTCTACCACGCCCAAGAACAGGTTCCCCGAATAACTGAAACCACTAGCACTAAGACCTGCTTGTTTAATGTTcaagttgctttttgttttgcttttatttttgttttgtaataagttTTTCACCCTAGAGAACATTTGTTTGGTTGAACTTACTTTTGTTGCTGGAAACCTGTGTGTTGAAACCAGTTATCAGAAATAACTCCACACCTTCAGATGCTGTCAGCTGACTCATTTGTGCCTTTAGTTAGCAACGCAAGCAACTTAACAGCATTTTCCCAGGATTGTAAGTCCTACGTTATAAGGATTTTGGTTCTCAAAGAACGAGCAAGATGGAGTGCTGTGCATTTTACGAAAGAGGATGGTACGAAACATGTAACCATATAATGGTTAACACACATGCCCAAATGTTACTGCTACAAaatcttatgaa is a window of Polyodon spathula isolate WHYD16114869_AA chromosome 12, ASM1765450v1, whole genome shotgun sequence DNA encoding:
- the LOC121324557 gene encoding sphingosine-1-phosphate phosphatase 1-like produces the protein MGIKSGILQLCGYLQDPYKVAKFQELCGVKASFNWKGEKVKEKEPGLGVHSGNCNNHSINKNEKGGEENKDQSNCPRQRKTATSGNNVKQGGCKNGLVAGTIVAGAGDFNKQDESGCGSTMQSSDGFENDNISYSGTSTTTSATSCCSFDDNITSCDIRAEKRKKPLRKNSLTGEAGQEFVIGNRALYYMFTFGTELGNELFYITFFPFFIWNIDAYVSRRLIVIWVWVMYLGQCTKDVIRWSRPASPPVVKVEMLYNSEYSMPSTHAMSGTAIPFSLFLLTYGRWEYPFMFGLLLALCWCSLVCTSRIYMGMHSILDVIAGFLYSMLILVVFQPALEIIDNFNLTCAYAPLIIISLHLAMGLFSFTLDTWSTSRGDTAEILGTGAGVACASHLNYALGLMPDPPLMLLPFSPPALTAGLVGKSVLRFLLGILILLIIRAVMKALTIPLACKIFCIPCQDVRKARQRMEVELPYRYITYGTVGFSALFLVPCIFSYLHLS